From the Manduca sexta isolate Smith_Timp_Sample1 unplaced genomic scaffold, JHU_Msex_v1.0 HiC_scaffold_686, whole genome shotgun sequence genome, one window contains:
- the LOC115453804 gene encoding uncharacterized protein LOC115453804, which yields MAAWWAGRVITFFLCVLLAVVEMGTPFGFLPISESFNAASKNSGNLMNSGTLNKGFNNSVRLLREAAFNKENNDFELIMVSPNRKKRQPALEKSQARRSRSASIRGGATKSRI from the exons ATGGCGGCGTGGTGGGCAGGTCGTGTGATCACGTTCTTTTTGTGTGTCCTCTTAGCCGTCGTTGAGATGGGAACTCCGTTCGGATTCCTGCCTATATCGGAGTCTTTTAATGCTGCTTCCA agaATTCAGGCAATTTGATGAATTCCGGCACCTTAAACAAGGGTTTTAACAACAGTGTCCGGTTACTTCGGGAAGCGGCTTTCAATAAGGAAAATAACGATTTCGAGTTGATAATGG TGTCACCCAACCGAAAGAAGCGGCAGCCAGCGTTAGAGAAGTCTCAGGCGCGTCGATCACGGTCGGCGAGCATCCGAGGCGGCGCCACTAAGTCGAGGATATGA